A genomic segment from Pseudosulfitobacter sp. DSM 107133 encodes:
- the glyA gene encoding serine hydroxymethyltransferase, with protein sequence MSATTPGFFTQSLADRDPELFGAVTDELGRQRDEIELIASENIVSAAVLEAQGSVLTNKYAEGYPGRRYYGGCQFVDVAENLAIDRAKQLFSCDFVNVQPNSGSQANQGVFQALLTPGATILGMSLDAGGHLTHGAAPNQSGKWFNAVQYGVKRDTLNIDYDQMEALALEHKPAMIIAGGSAIPRHIDFARIREIADKVGAYVLADVAHFAGLIAAGEYPSPFPHVHVATTTTHKTLRGPRGGMIMTNDEAIAKKINSAIFPGIQGGPLMHVIAAKAVAFGEALDPSFKTYQQQVIKNAQALADQLMKGGLDTVTGGTDTHVMLVDLRPKGVKGNATEKALGRAHITCNKNGVPFDDEKPTITSGIRLGSPAGTTRGFGEAEFRQIGDWIIQVVDGLAANGEDGNSEVEAKVRAEVADLCARFPMYPNL encoded by the coding sequence ATGTCCGCCACAACACCCGGCTTTTTCACCCAAAGCCTTGCCGACCGCGACCCTGAACTGTTCGGCGCCGTCACAGACGAACTGGGCCGCCAGCGCGACGAAATCGAGCTGATCGCCTCTGAGAACATCGTTTCGGCTGCCGTGCTGGAAGCGCAGGGTTCGGTGCTGACCAACAAATATGCCGAAGGCTATCCCGGACGGCGCTATTACGGCGGCTGCCAGTTTGTCGACGTGGCTGAAAATCTGGCCATCGACCGTGCCAAGCAGCTGTTCAGCTGTGATTTCGTCAATGTGCAACCGAACTCGGGTTCGCAGGCGAACCAGGGCGTATTCCAGGCGCTGCTGACACCCGGCGCGACCATCCTGGGCATGAGCCTGGACGCAGGTGGTCACCTGACACACGGCGCAGCCCCCAACCAGTCGGGCAAATGGTTCAACGCCGTGCAATACGGCGTGAAACGCGACACGCTGAACATCGATTATGACCAGATGGAAGCGCTGGCGCTGGAGCACAAACCGGCGATGATCATCGCGGGCGGTTCGGCCATTCCGCGCCACATCGACTTTGCCCGCATCCGCGAGATTGCCGACAAGGTCGGTGCCTATGTGCTGGCGGATGTCGCCCACTTTGCCGGTCTGATTGCCGCAGGCGAATACCCCTCGCCGTTCCCGCATGTGCATGTGGCAACCACCACCACGCACAAAACCCTGCGCGGCCCGCGCGGCGGCATGATCATGACCAATGACGAAGCCATCGCCAAAAAGATCAACAGCGCCATCTTCCCCGGCATTCAGGGCGGCCCGCTGATGCATGTGATCGCGGCCAAGGCTGTCGCCTTTGGCGAGGCGCTGGACCCTTCGTTCAAGACCTACCAGCAGCAGGTCATCAAGAACGCGCAAGCACTGGCAGACCAGTTGATGAAGGGCGGCCTTGATACCGTTACCGGCGGCACCGACACCCATGTGATGCTGGTCGATTTGCGTCCCAAAGGCGTCAAAGGCAATGCCACCGAAAAGGCACTGGGCCGGGCGCACATCACCTGCAACAAGAACGGCGTTCCTTTCGACGACGAAAAACCCACAATCACCAGCGGCATCCGTCTGGGTTCGCCCGCCGGCACCACCCGCGGCTTTGGCGAGGCCGAGTTCCGCCAGATCGGTGACTGGATCATTCAGGTTGTCGACGGACTGGCCGCAAACGGCGAAGACGGCAATTCCGAGGTCGAGGCCAAGGTTCGCGCCGAAGTCGCGGATTTGTGCGCACGTTTCCCGATGTACCCCAACCTGTAA
- a CDS encoding alpha/beta fold hydrolase, which translates to MLNYIDHAPDTAGTPLLIAHGLFGSGRNWGVIAKRLSDARRVIAVDMRNHGQSMRADTNSYTDMAADLATVIDHFGAPMDVLGHSMGGKAAMTLALTRPELVRRLIVADIAPVTYEHTQAEFITAMRGVDLATVTRRSEAAEQLAAQGVEPALQSFFTQSLDLSEKRWLLNLDALEANMPDILSFPELAGAFDGPALFLTGGNSHYVTAAHRPRIKELFPQAHFAKIPETGHWLHAEKPRDFEAAVRTFLTMDFQGT; encoded by the coding sequence ATGCTGAATTATATCGACCACGCCCCCGACACCGCCGGCACCCCGCTGCTGATCGCCCATGGCCTGTTCGGCTCGGGGCGCAACTGGGGTGTCATTGCCAAACGCTTGTCGGACGCGCGCCGCGTGATCGCGGTGGACATGCGCAACCACGGGCAAAGTATGCGTGCGGATACCAACAGTTACACGGATATGGCGGCAGATCTGGCCACTGTGATCGACCATTTCGGCGCACCGATGGATGTGCTGGGCCATTCGATGGGCGGCAAGGCGGCGATGACGCTGGCGCTGACCCGCCCGGAGCTGGTGCGGCGGCTGATTGTCGCCGATATCGCGCCGGTGACTTACGAACATACGCAGGCCGAATTCATCACGGCCATGCGCGGCGTCGATCTGGCCACTGTCACGCGTCGTTCGGAAGCAGCCGAACAGCTCGCCGCCCAGGGTGTCGAACCCGCCTTGCAGTCGTTTTTTACACAGTCGCTGGATCTGTCGGAAAAACGCTGGCTTCTCAATCTGGATGCGCTTGAGGCGAACATGCCCGACATCCTGTCTTTCCCCGAACTGGCCGGCGCCTTTGACGGGCCCGCGCTGTTTCTGACGGGGGGCAACTCGCATTATGTCACAGCCGCGCATCGCCCGCGCATCAAAGAGCTGTTCCCGCAAGCGCATTTTGCAAAGATCCCCGAGACCGGCCACTGGCTGCACGCGGAAAAACCGCGCGACTTCGAGGCGGCGGTGCGGACCTTTCTGACGATGGATTTCCAAGGGACCTGA
- a CDS encoding HAD-IA family hydrolase, whose translation MRYSALLLGSIGVLADTFELQRCAFNAAFATHDLEWDWNAETYTELSRVIGGRARIQHYADSLDQEVDVTELYDSKIDAFAKALEAGLRLRPGISDLIAEARRCELRIALVSTEDKRQVALILRALGRDLDPSVFDYIGDGSKAARPKPEPAIYRDALRALHIEAKDALAVEDTPEGAESAMEAGIDTFAYPGTGMEDRSFAEVIGTGTPSLDLLHSEEQPS comes from the coding sequence TTGCGCTATTCTGCACTGCTTTTGGGGTCGATCGGGGTTCTGGCCGACACGTTCGAGCTGCAACGCTGCGCATTCAACGCAGCCTTCGCCACCCACGATCTTGAGTGGGACTGGAACGCCGAGACCTACACCGAATTGTCCCGCGTGATTGGTGGCCGGGCCCGTATCCAGCATTACGCCGACAGTCTTGATCAAGAGGTCGACGTTACCGAGCTGTATGATTCCAAGATCGACGCATTTGCCAAGGCGCTGGAGGCGGGCCTGCGTCTGCGTCCAGGCATTTCCGACCTGATCGCAGAGGCCCGGCGTTGCGAGCTGAGAATCGCCCTTGTAAGCACCGAGGACAAACGGCAGGTCGCCCTGATCCTGCGTGCGCTGGGGCGTGATCTGGACCCTTCGGTGTTTGACTATATCGGAGACGGCTCAAAAGCGGCCCGTCCCAAACCCGAGCCTGCGATTTACCGCGATGCCCTGCGCGCCTTGCATATCGAGGCCAAGGACGCGCTGGCCGTTGAGGACACGCCCGAAGGTGCTGAATCCGCCATGGAAGCAGGGATCGACACCTTCGCCTATCCCGGAACCGGCATGGAAGACCGCAGCTTTGCTGAGGTGATCGGCACAGGCACGCCGTCGCTGGACCTGTTGCACAGCGAAGAGCAGCCCAGCTAG
- the carB gene encoding carbamoyl-phosphate synthase large subunit has protein sequence MPKRTDIKSIMIIGAGPIVIGQACEFDYSGAQACKALREEGYRIILVNSNPATIMTDPGMADATYIEPITPEMVAKIIEKERPDALLPTMGGQTGLNVSLALEEMGVLAKYNVEMIGAKREAIEMAEDRKLFREAMDRLGIENPKATIVTAPKGPDGKKDLAAGVALAFETLDYVGLPAIIRPAFTMGGTGGGVAYNREDYEHFCRTGMDASPVGQILVDESLLGWKEYEMEVVRDTADNAIIVCSIENIDPMGVHTGDSITVAPALTLTDKEYQIMRNHSIAVLREIGVETGGSNVQWAVNPADGRMVVIEMNPRVSRSSALASKATGFPIAKIAAKLAVGYTLDELDNDITKVTPASFEPTIDYVVTKIPRFAFEKFPGSEPNLTTAMKSVGEAMAIGRTIHESMQKALASLETGLTGFDEIAIPGAPDRAAITKALAQQTPDRIRVIAQAMRHGISDDDIHGITMFDPWFLARIREIIDAEEEVRANGLPEDEKGLRHLKMMGFTDARLGTLTGLTEDQVRTARRAAGVVAVFKRIDTCAAEFEAQTPYMYSTYESPVFGEVECEARPSDRKKVVILGGGPNRIGQGIEFDYCCCHACYALTATGYETIMVNCNPETVSTDYDTSDRLYFEPLTFEHVMEILRVEQDNGTLHGVIVQFGGQTPLKIAAALHAEGIPILGTTPDAIDLAEDRERFQQLVQGLGLKQPHNGIAHSDAEAIEIAKDIGFPLVIRPSYVLGGRAMEIVRDQAQLERYIKEAVVVSGDSPVLLDSYLSGAVELDVDAICDGTNVHVAGIMQHIEEAGVHSGDSACSLPPYSLPDEIIERVKEQTHALALALHVVGLMNIQFAVKDGEIYLIEVNPRASRTVPFVAKATDSAIASIAARVMAGEPLSNFPMRAPYDANAKYSDVLPLGDPMTLADPNMPWYSVKEAVLPFARFPGVDTILGPEMRSTGEVMGWDRDFPRAFLKAQMGAGNPLPREGCVFVSIKDDDKTADMLEAAKILLGLGFTLVGTNGTAKWLTENGHTCGTVNKVYEGRPDVTDLMKNGGVQMVMNSTEGTQAVEDSKSIRSIALYDKIPYFTTAAASYAAALAIKAQAADDVGVKSLQG, from the coding sequence ATGCCGAAAAGAACCGATATCAAATCCATCATGATCATCGGAGCTGGCCCCATCGTAATCGGGCAGGCTTGCGAATTCGACTACTCGGGCGCACAGGCCTGCAAGGCCCTGCGCGAAGAAGGGTACCGGATTATTCTGGTCAACTCGAACCCTGCAACGATCATGACCGATCCGGGCATGGCCGACGCCACCTATATCGAGCCGATCACCCCCGAGATGGTCGCCAAGATCATCGAGAAAGAACGCCCCGACGCATTGCTGCCCACCATGGGCGGGCAGACCGGCCTGAACGTGTCGCTTGCGCTGGAAGAAATGGGCGTTCTGGCGAAATACAACGTCGAGATGATCGGCGCCAAGCGCGAAGCCATCGAGATGGCCGAGGACCGCAAACTGTTCCGTGAAGCGATGGACCGGCTGGGCATCGAAAACCCCAAGGCCACGATTGTGACCGCGCCCAAGGGACCGGATGGCAAGAAAGACCTTGCCGCTGGCGTCGCACTGGCCTTTGAAACACTGGATTATGTCGGCCTGCCCGCCATCATCCGCCCCGCCTTTACCATGGGCGGCACCGGCGGTGGCGTGGCGTACAACCGCGAAGATTACGAACATTTCTGCCGCACCGGCATGGATGCATCGCCCGTGGGTCAGATCCTTGTCGATGAAAGCCTGCTGGGTTGGAAAGAATACGAAATGGAAGTGGTGCGCGACACCGCCGACAACGCCATCATCGTCTGTTCCATCGAAAACATCGACCCGATGGGCGTCCACACCGGCGACAGCATCACCGTGGCCCCGGCCCTGACGCTGACCGACAAAGAATACCAGATCATGCGCAACCACTCGATCGCGGTCCTGCGCGAGATCGGCGTGGAAACCGGCGGATCAAACGTGCAATGGGCGGTGAACCCCGCCGATGGCCGCATGGTCGTCATCGAGATGAACCCGCGCGTGTCGCGCTCGTCGGCGCTGGCGTCCAAGGCGACAGGTTTCCCGATTGCCAAGATCGCGGCGAAACTGGCCGTCGGCTACACGCTGGACGAACTGGACAACGACATCACCAAGGTGACACCGGCCAGTTTCGAGCCGACGATCGACTATGTCGTCACCAAGATCCCGCGCTTTGCCTTCGAGAAATTCCCCGGCTCCGAGCCGAACCTGACCACCGCGATGAAATCCGTGGGCGAGGCGATGGCCATTGGCCGCACCATCCACGAATCGATGCAAAAGGCGCTGGCCTCGCTGGAAACCGGTCTGACCGGTTTTGACGAAATTGCCATTCCGGGCGCACCCGACCGCGCCGCCATCACCAAGGCGCTGGCCCAGCAGACCCCCGACCGCATCCGTGTGATCGCACAGGCCATGCGCCACGGCATCAGCGACGACGACATTCACGGCATCACCATGTTCGACCCGTGGTTCCTGGCCCGTATCCGCGAGATCATCGACGCCGAGGAAGAGGTCCGCGCCAACGGCCTGCCCGAAGATGAAAAGGGCCTGCGTCACCTCAAGATGATGGGCTTTACCGATGCGCGTCTGGGCACGTTGACCGGCCTGACCGAAGATCAGGTGCGCACCGCGCGCCGTGCTGCAGGCGTTGTCGCCGTGTTCAAACGCATCGACACCTGCGCTGCCGAGTTCGAGGCGCAAACCCCTTATATGTACTCGACCTATGAATCGCCCGTCTTTGGCGAGGTCGAATGCGAAGCGCGGCCGTCCGACCGCAAAAAGGTCGTGATCCTGGGCGGCGGTCCCAACCGCATCGGTCAGGGCATCGAGTTTGACTATTGCTGCTGCCACGCCTGCTATGCGCTGACGGCGACGGGCTATGAAACCATCATGGTCAACTGCAACCCCGAAACCGTGTCGACCGACTATGACACCTCGGACCGGCTGTATTTCGAACCGCTGACGTTCGAGCACGTCATGGAAATCCTGCGGGTCGAACAGGACAACGGCACGCTGCACGGTGTGATCGTGCAATTCGGCGGCCAGACCCCGCTGAAAATCGCCGCCGCCTTGCACGCCGAGGGCATCCCGATCCTGGGCACCACGCCCGACGCCATCGACCTGGCCGAAGACCGCGAGCGGTTCCAGCAGCTGGTGCAGGGCCTTGGCCTGAAACAGCCGCACAACGGCATCGCCCATTCCGACGCCGAAGCGATCGAGATTGCCAAGGACATCGGCTTTCCGCTGGTGATCCGCCCGTCTTATGTGCTGGGTGGCCGCGCGATGGAAATCGTGCGCGATCAGGCCCAGCTTGAGCGTTATATCAAAGAGGCCGTCGTGGTATCGGGCGACAGCCCCGTGTTGCTGGACAGCTACCTGTCCGGCGCGGTCGAACTGGACGTGGATGCCATCTGTGACGGCACCAACGTGCACGTCGCAGGCATCATGCAGCACATCGAAGAGGCCGGCGTCCACTCGGGCGACAGTGCCTGTTCGCTGCCGCCCTATTCGCTGCCCGACGAGATCATCGAGCGGGTCAAGGAACAGACGCACGCGCTGGCCCTTGCCCTGCATGTGGTCGGCCTGATGAACATCCAGTTCGCGGTCAAGGACGGCGAGATTTACCTGATCGAGGTCAACCCGCGCGCCTCGCGCACCGTGCCCTTCGTGGCCAAGGCGACAGACAGCGCGATTGCCTCCATCGCCGCGCGCGTCATGGCGGGCGAGCCGCTGTCGAACTTCCCGATGCGCGCGCCCTATGACGCAAACGCCAAATATTCGGACGTGCTGCCGTTGGGTGATCCGATGACATTGGCCGACCCCAACATGCCCTGGTATTCGGTGAAAGAGGCGGTGCTGCCCTTTGCCCGCTTCCCCGGTGTCGATACGATCCTGGGGCCGGAAATGCGTTCCACCGGCGAAGTCATGGGCTGGGACCGCGATTTCCCGCGTGCCTTCCTCAAGGCGCAGATGGGGGCAGGCAACCCGTTGCCGCGCGAGGGCTGCGTGTTCGTGTCGATCAAGGACGACGACAAGACCGCCGACATGCTGGAAGCCGCCAAAATCCTTCTGGGTCTGGGCTTTACCCTCGTGGGCACGAACGGCACCGCCAAGTGGCTGACCGAAAACGGTCACACCTGCGGCACCGTCAACAAGGTCTACGAAGGCCGCCCCGATGTCACCGACCTGATGAAGAACGGCGGCGTGCAGATGGTCATGAACTCGACCGAGGGCACGCAGGCAGTCGAAGACAGCAAATCGATCCGCTCGATCGCGCTTTATGACAAGATCCCCTATTTCACCACCGCAGCCGCCTCCTACGCCGCCGCGCTGGCGATCAAGGCACAGGCGGCCGACGATGTGGGCGTAAAGTCGCTGCAAGGGTAG
- a CDS encoding beta-ketoacyl-ACP synthase III encodes MYTPAITGTGVFTPSETVTNAELVTAFNAYADLYNAEHAAEIAAGTLAPKDHSSEEFIVKASGIEQRYVMVKDGILDPHVMYPKMRQRSDDEPSIMAEMALKAANIALENAGKTAADVGAVICAASNLERAYPAVAIEIQDLLGIQGFAFDMNVACSSATFGIQAAADMIRSGSIRSALVINPEICSAHIEWRDRDCHFIFGDVATATLLEREEDAAGPCFAVKSTRCATSFSNNIRNNNGFLRRSRPDGMKDRRDMQFMQNGRKVFKEVVPMVSQHIMDHMADENLNAEDIKRLWLHQANKSMNDFIGKKVLGRTPEPDEQPNILQDYANTSSAGSIITFAKHSADLKDGDHGLICSFGAGYSVGSVLVEKHG; translated from the coding sequence ATGTACACACCGGCGATCACGGGCACAGGTGTCTTTACACCCTCCGAGACAGTCACCAACGCAGAACTGGTGACAGCGTTCAACGCCTATGCGGATCTCTACAATGCCGAACACGCCGCCGAAATCGCCGCGGGCACGCTTGCGCCCAAGGACCACTCCTCGGAAGAATTCATCGTCAAGGCATCGGGCATCGAACAGCGCTATGTGATGGTCAAGGACGGCATTCTGGACCCGCATGTCATGTACCCAAAAATGCGCCAGCGCAGCGATGACGAACCGTCGATCATGGCTGAAATGGCGCTCAAGGCCGCCAATATCGCGCTGGAAAACGCAGGCAAGACCGCCGCCGACGTCGGCGCGGTGATCTGCGCCGCCTCAAACCTCGAACGCGCTTATCCGGCCGTTGCCATCGAAATTCAGGATCTGCTGGGCATTCAGGGCTTTGCCTTCGACATGAATGTCGCCTGCTCCTCTGCCACCTTTGGTATTCAGGCCGCCGCCGACATGATCCGTTCGGGTTCGATCCGCTCGGCGCTGGTGATCAACCCCGAGATCTGCTCGGCGCATATCGAATGGCGCGACCGCGACTGCCACTTTATCTTTGGCGATGTGGCCACCGCCACCCTGCTGGAGCGTGAAGAGGACGCCGCAGGCCCCTGTTTCGCCGTCAAATCCACCCGTTGCGCCACCAGCTTTTCCAACAACATCCGCAACAACAACGGCTTTCTGCGCCGCTCGCGCCCCGACGGCATGAAAGACCGCCGAGACATGCAGTTCATGCAGAACGGCCGCAAGGTGTTCAAGGAAGTGGTCCCGATGGTATCGCAACACATCATGGATCACATGGCGGACGAAAACCTGAACGCAGAGGACATCAAGCGCCTGTGGCTGCATCAGGCCAACAAAAGCATGAACGACTTTATCGGCAAAAAGGTACTGGGCCGCACGCCCGAACCGGATGAACAACCCAACATCCTGCAAGACTACGCCAACACGTCATCGGCGGGGTCCATCATCACCTTCGCCAAACATTCCGCCGATCTCAAGGATGGCGACCACGGTCTGATCTGCTCGTTCGGTGCAGGCTATTCCGTTGGCAGTGTGCTGGTCGAAAAACACGGCTAA
- the arsH gene encoding arsenical resistance protein ArsH → MPEDTGALFTDALPDIDVNALAAADDPRHPPRILLLYGSLRDVSYSRRAAEESARILRHLGCETRMFDPTGLPVVDDASEDHPKVTELRELAVWAEGMVWSSPERHGAMTGLMKTQIDWLPLSMQGGIRPTQGKTLAVMQVSGGSQSFNAVNQMRILGRWMRMVTIPNQSSIPKAWLEFQDGRLPEGPFYRRIVDVMEELVKFTWLVRGRADYLVDRYSERVETVEAVHKRVSQK, encoded by the coding sequence GTGCCTGAAGACACAGGCGCGCTTTTCACGGACGCATTGCCCGACATTGATGTGAATGCACTGGCGGCGGCAGATGATCCGCGCCACCCGCCGCGCATTTTGCTGCTGTATGGCTCGCTGCGCGATGTCAGCTATTCCCGCCGCGCGGCGGAGGAAAGCGCGCGCATACTGCGGCATCTGGGCTGCGAGACGCGGATGTTCGACCCCACCGGCCTGCCAGTGGTGGATGATGCATCCGAGGATCACCCCAAGGTGACCGAGTTGCGTGAACTGGCGGTCTGGGCCGAAGGCATGGTCTGGTCGTCGCCCGAGCGTCACGGGGCGATGACGGGGCTGATGAAGACCCAGATCGACTGGCTGCCGTTGTCGATGCAGGGCGGCATTCGCCCGACACAGGGCAAGACGCTGGCAGTGATGCAGGTGTCGGGCGGGTCGCAATCATTCAATGCGGTGAACCAGATGCGGATTCTGGGACGCTGGATGCGGATGGTGACGATTCCCAACCAGTCGTCCATTCCCAAGGCGTGGCTTGAGTTTCAGGACGGGCGTCTGCCCGAGGGGCCGTTTTACCGCCGCATCGTTGATGTGATGGAAGAGCTGGTGAAGTTTACCTGGCTGGTGCGCGGGCGGGCCGATTATCTGGTGGACCGGTATTCGGAACGGGTGGAAACGGTCGAGGCGGTGCACAAGCGGGTTTCGCAGAAATAG
- a CDS encoding thymidine kinase has translation MAKLYFHYSTMNAGKSTVLLQAAHNYRERGMQSYLLTAQFDNRAGQGRIASRIGIGQDADTFAPGEDLFAKIETHLDTDNIACVFIDEAQFLSEAQVWQLARAVDDLKVPIMCYGLRVDFQGKLFPGSATLLALADEMREVRTICHCGKKATMVVRQDAQGNVVRDGAQVQIGGNETYVSLCRRHWRKATGDKA, from the coding sequence ATGGCCAAGCTCTATTTTCACTACTCCACAATGAACGCAGGCAAATCGACAGTTCTGTTGCAAGCCGCGCACAATTACCGCGAGCGCGGTATGCAAAGCTATTTGCTGACTGCGCAATTCGACAACCGCGCAGGTCAGGGCCGTATCGCGAGCCGTATCGGAATTGGACAGGATGCAGACACTTTCGCACCCGGCGAGGATCTGTTTGCCAAGATCGAAACCCATCTGGACACCGACAACATTGCCTGCGTTTTTATCGACGAGGCGCAGTTTCTGAGCGAGGCGCAGGTCTGGCAACTGGCCCGTGCGGTGGATGATCTGAAAGTGCCCATCATGTGCTATGGCCTGCGGGTCGATTTTCAGGGCAAGCTGTTTCCCGGTTCGGCCACACTTCTGGCGCTGGCGGATGAAATGCGCGAGGTGCGCACCATCTGCCATTGCGGCAAAAAGGCCACGATGGTCGTGCGTCAGGATGCGCAGGGCAATGTGGTGCGCGATGGGGCGCAGGTGCAGATCGGGGGCAACGAAACCTATGTCAGCCTGTGCCGTCGTCACTGGCGCAAGGCCACGGGCGACAAGGCATGA
- a CDS encoding D-glycerate dehydrogenase: MKRLFISRPMPADVEAEARRHFDVTMRDSNAPLSQAEMIDALDGYDAVLPTLGDMFSAEVFAQVTPRAVMLANFGVGYNHIDVAAARAKGLIVSNTPGAVTDATADTAMTLMLMSARRAGEGERMVRAGQWDGWHPTQMLGMHLSGKTVGIVGMGRIGLAIARRCHFGFGMKVAYFTRSPKELDLDATPYDDLLTLAAAVDVLVLAVPSGPDTRNLVDAAVLAAMQSHAHLINIARGDVVDEGALIDALQTGAIGGAGLDVYAREPEVPAALLALDNAVLLPHLGTAALEVRTDMGLMAVCNLKAVLIDGQDAPNAV, encoded by the coding sequence TTGAAACGCCTCTTCATCTCGCGCCCCATGCCCGCCGACGTCGAGGCCGAGGCACGCAGGCATTTCGACGTGACCATGCGGGACAGCAACGCGCCGCTGTCGCAGGCTGAAATGATTGACGCCTTGGATGGCTACGACGCCGTGCTGCCGACGCTGGGCGATATGTTCAGCGCCGAGGTTTTTGCGCAAGTCACGCCCCGCGCGGTGATGCTGGCCAACTTTGGCGTGGGGTATAACCACATCGACGTGGCGGCGGCGCGGGCCAAGGGGCTGATCGTCAGCAACACGCCGGGGGCGGTGACCGATGCCACAGCCGACACCGCCATGACCCTGATGCTGATGAGCGCGCGGCGTGCCGGCGAAGGCGAACGGATGGTGCGGGCAGGGCAGTGGGACGGCTGGCACCCGACGCAGATGCTGGGGATGCACCTGTCGGGCAAGACCGTGGGCATTGTCGGCATGGGCCGCATCGGGCTGGCGATAGCACGGCGCTGCCATTTCGGCTTTGGCATGAAGGTCGCATATTTCACCCGCTCGCCCAAAGAACTCGACCTTGACGCGACGCCTTATGATGACCTGTTAACACTGGCGGCTGCGGTGGATGTGCTGGTGCTGGCGGTGCCCAGCGGGCCCGACACGCGCAATCTGGTCGACGCGGCGGTGCTGGCGGCGATGCAATCCCATGCGCATCTGATCAACATCGCACGCGGCGATGTGGTGGATGAGGGTGCCTTGATCGACGCCCTGCAAACCGGGGCCATCGGTGGCGCGGGGCTGGATGTTTATGCGCGCGAACCCGAGGTGCCTGCTGCGCTGCTGGCCTTGGACAACGCGGTGCTGCTGCCGCATCTGGGCACGGCGGCACTGGAAGTACGCACCGATATGGGGCTGATGGCCGTGTGCAACCTCAAGGCCGTGCTGATCGACGGACAGGACGCGCCCAACGCGGTCTAG
- a CDS encoding tRNA-binding protein, producing the protein MADNLDFDTFLKVDIRVGTVLRAEPFPEARKPAIKMWVDFGGDIGERKTSAQVTAHYTPEMLVGKQVVAVVNFPPRQIGPFMSEVLVLGLPDDAGEIVLLRPDQAVPNGGRMH; encoded by the coding sequence ATGGCTGATAATCTGGACTTTGACACATTCCTCAAGGTCGACATTCGCGTTGGCACCGTGCTGCGCGCAGAACCTTTCCCCGAGGCACGCAAGCCTGCGATCAAGATGTGGGTCGATTTTGGTGGTGACATTGGCGAGCGCAAGACCAGCGCACAGGTCACCGCGCATTACACGCCCGAGATGCTGGTGGGCAAACAGGTGGTTGCAGTCGTGAACTTTCCGCCCCGCCAGATTGGTCCCTTCATGTCCGAGGTTCTGGTGCTGGGCTTGCCCGATGACGCAGGCGAGATCGTGCTGCTGCGCCCCGATCAGGCGGTGCCAAACGGGGGGCGGATGCATTGA
- the proC gene encoding pyrroline-5-carboxylate reductase — MTTEVIAQRGLVLLGCGKMGSAMLAGWLKRGLPATSVWVKDPNPSDWLKGTGVHINADLPAHPAIVLVAVKPQMMGDAVPNMAHMGGGGTTFVSVAAGTPISYFEKTLGAGTPVVRAMPNTPAAVGRGITAIVANEAGAGALDVAEELLSAVGQVVRLETESQIDAVTGVSGSGPAYVFHMIETLAAGGVAQGLSPELAMQLAKATVAGAGALAEDADEDPAQLRINVTSPNGTTQAALEVLMDEETGFPSLLPRAVAAATRRAKELADG, encoded by the coding sequence ATGACAACTGAGGTAATTGCGCAGCGCGGCCTTGTGCTGCTGGGCTGTGGCAAGATGGGCTCGGCCATGTTGGCGGGCTGGCTGAAACGCGGTTTGCCCGCCACGTCGGTCTGGGTGAAAGACCCCAATCCGTCGGACTGGCTGAAGGGCACAGGCGTGCACATCAACGCCGACCTGCCTGCGCATCCGGCGATCGTGCTGGTGGCGGTCAAGCCGCAGATGATGGGCGATGCGGTGCCCAATATGGCCCACATGGGCGGGGGCGGCACCACGTTCGTCAGCGTCGCGGCGGGCACGCCGATTTCCTATTTCGAGAAAACGCTGGGTGCAGGCACGCCCGTGGTGCGGGCAATGCCGAACACCCCTGCCGCCGTGGGTCGCGGTATCACCGCTATCGTCGCCAACGAAGCGGGCGCAGGCGCGCTGGACGTGGCCGAAGAATTGCTCAGTGCCGTGGGGCAGGTGGTGCGTCTGGAAACGGAATCGCAGATTGATGCGGTGACCGGGGTCAGCGGGTCGGGGCCGGCCTATGTGTTCCACATGATCGAAACGCTGGCAGCCGGTGGCGTGGCACAGGGGCTCTCGCCGGAACTGGCGATGCAACTGGCCAAGGCCACGGTGGCAGGCGCGGGGGCGTTGGCCGAGGATGCGGATGAGGACCCCGCGCAACTGCGCATCAACGTGACTTCGCCCAACGGCACCACGCAGGCGGCGCTTGAGGTCTTGATGGATGAAGAAACGGGCTTTCCGTCGCTGCTGCCCCGCGCCGTGGCCGCCGCAACACGCCGTGCAAAGGAGCTGGCAGATGGCTGA